The Candidozyma auris chromosome 1, complete sequence genome includes a region encoding these proteins:
- a CDS encoding mRNA splicing protein YJU2 — protein sequence MSERKAINKWYPPDYDPSKVPKKSKTQSKGRDRVRLMLPFSMKCLKCNEFISARRKFNATKEATSEKYMGFKIIKFHVRCPCCNNGIVFRTDPASAGFVPVEGGVRNYESLAREHPKINRMETDEEILSRLEKEEEASRQFKEQQEMRKRNPFWQRTGNSNDAMKNLENKLAKQQEEQQMYDHLVQLQDKASRLQESGGSDRLVQDAQNKLREEMAKKREFGDANFDSIEEARKTADTLVSPAVTMSKVITVKKPKKMTETHQPSQPKFRSNDNDIQHDTNLTPEPTKSGLSSLLGYASSDDDDNN from the coding sequence ATGTCCGAGAGAAAGGCAATAAACAAGTGGTATCCTCCGGACTACGATCCTTCGAAAGTcccgaagaagagcaaaacGCAAAGCAAGGGCAGGGATAGGGTGCGTTTGATGCTACCTTTTTCCATGAAATGTCTAAAGTGCAACGAGTTCATTTCTGCACGAAGAAAGTTCAatgcaacaaaagaagccaCATCTGAGAAATACATGGGCTTtaagatcatcaagtttCATGTGAGATGCCCATGCTGCAATAATGGTATTGTCTTCAGAACTGACCCTGCCCTGGCGGGATTTGTCCCTGTGGAAGGCGGCGTCAGAAATTATGAATCGTTGGCACGGGAGCATCCAAAGATAAATCGCATGGAGACAGACGAAGAGATACTTTCAAGATtagaaaaagaggaggaagcTAGTCGACAGTTTaaagaacaacaagagatgagaaagaGGAATCCATTCTGGCAACGAACAGGCAATTCCAATGACGCTATGAAAAATCTCGAGAATAAATTAGCAAAGCAACAGGAGGAGCAACAAATGTATGATCACCTTGTACAGTTACAAGACAAGGCTAGCCGTCTTCAGGAGTCAGGAGGTCTGGACAGGTTGGTTCAGGACGCCCAAAACAAGCTACGGGAAGAGATGGCTAAGAAAAGAGAGTTTGGAGACGCCAATTTTGACAGTATAGAGGAAGCACGTAAAACAGCTGACACTCTCGTCTCACCGGCAGTCACAATGTCAAAGGTGATAACTGTGAAGAAacccaagaagatgacAGAAACGCACCAAccttcgcagccaaagttCCGTTCAAACGATAACGATATCCAACACGATACTAATTTGACACCAGAACCCACCAAAAGCGGTCTATCTTCTTTACTAGGGTATGCTAgttctgatgatgatgacaatAACTAG
- the SEC6 gene encoding SNARE-binding exocyst subunit SEC6: MSEAVLSRISNLIRDESDLKKIDELRRQFRKEKTSIDLKLSTATGEQIDFIFSNLSRLQRSVEKLSLIKRNIEKIDTIYDDSITNVVEYDTLKNIINVHQTMLQVQNLYTDIANFKEFMKHIQMMIAAELDIVMNDDSYELMNIYRIHFNVTQVRNFAEYMEVEAEKLSDDTQSIVKKITSPVRQATKQFDELLKEICQRSFAALKAGNTAWIFKIIRILQYENREDVKASLQEKLGLISNESMKTLNYSEFRAKPRNYMRYFYSKLKEYVEHLFNECVNHFDYKIDVYDSLDWLEDELNFVIDTYGPLFPQSWAVADFLESSYHNCLQNFTMDFINSSPPIEDLMRILQYDTYYAELTVALHDGDKSKKRFILGEELKAQVLNDYISTIGARMDEWNATLTNNERTYFLERSVEPDIIPHHQVIDDIDEFDHPVVREETKDVYVLADYKTFIQMLKEHADAAAQSGYGSVLVQVIEHWCKRYNEKVETYMSLIEREVENFMAIYSNDKLLIKESRMKRLFRFKANNQDELDIKNMTDEEKAAISVPGLVDYLTALGNSYEINSDRLQDKFLPNYMSKVHSSYSERIEQAIMSTIGPSTDLNATVVRAQADMIVNDTIPVLCGIFTKDWYLDSDYEAHHGKSMAHLLVDAIVDEDGLSSIQRWGTYDLHAITLTVMLDTFIKAYLRIGFNNILHGDGKKIDPHATKKYKSFAEAISRDVAVFYEELDKQFSRKDAILLVKSLSAIEFLGDLATFERPFEEVPAFWEHEILPNFADCSVEYVRGILLCRKDIDPKRLPQLIDELSHIKSKFTPTEEMIQVQTLSHFTFE; the protein is encoded by the coding sequence ATGAGTGAAGCTGTATTATCTCGAATCTCGAATCTCATACGAGATGAAAGTGATCTCAAAAAAATAGATGAGCTTAGACGTCAGTTtcgaaaagagaaaacgtCAATTGATTTAAAATTAAGCACTGCCACAGGGGAACAAATTgacttcatcttctccaacttgtcAAGATTACAACGGTctgtggagaagctttcaCTCATCAAAAGGAACATAGAGAAAATTGATACCATCTATGATGACTCTATTACAAATGTTGTCGAATATGATACTCTCAAGAACATTATCAACGTACATCAAACCATGTTACAGGTTCAGAACCTCTACACAGACATTGCCAATTTCAAAGAATTTATGAAACATATCCAAATGATGATTGCAGCTGAGTTGGATATAGTAATGAATGACGATCTGTATGAATTGATGAATATTTACAGAATTCATTTCAATGTGACACAGGTAAGGAATTTCGCTGAGTATATGGAAGTGGAGGCTGAGAAATTGTCGGACGATACCCAGCTGAttgtgaaaaaaatcactCTGCCTGTTCGTCAGGCGACTAAGCAGTTTGACGAACTCCTAAAAGAAATCTGTCAGAGGTCTTTTGCTGCTTTAAAGGCCGGCAATACCGCATGGATTTTTAAAATCATCAGAATCTTGCAATACGAAAACAGAGAAGATGTCAAAGCGTCTTTGCAAGAGAAATTGGGTCTCATCAGTAACGAAAGCATGAAAACACTAAACTATTCTGAGTTTAGGGCTAAGCCCAGAAACTACATGAGATATTTTTACTCAAAACTCAAAGAGTACGTTGAACACCTTTTCAACGAATGTGTCAATCATTTTGATTATAAAATCGATGTTTATGACAGTCTCGACTGGCTCGAAGATGAACTCAATTTTGTCATAGATACATATGGTCCCTTGTTCCCTCAAAGTTGGGCAGTCGCCGATTTTCTTGAGAGTTCATACCACAACTGTTTGCAGAATTTCACCAtggacttcatcaacagtAGCCCGCCTATAGAGGATTTGATGCGCATTCTACAGTACGATACTTACTATGCTGAATTGACGGTTGCTCTACATGATGGAGacaaatcaaagaaaagattCATCTTGGGTGAAGAACTAAAAGCACAAGTTCTCAACGACTACATTAGTACCATTGGGGCAAGAATGGACGAATGGAACGCAACTCTTACAAACAATGAAAGGACCTACTTCCTCGAACGGTCTGTCGAGCCGGATATTATtccacatcatcaagtaaTTGATGATATCGATGAATTCGATCATCCAGTTGTCAGGGAAGAAACAAAGGATGTATATGTTTTGGCTGATTACAAAACATTTATTCAAATGTTGAAGGAGCATGCTGATGCTGCGGCACAGTCTGGCTATGGTAGcgttcttgttcaagttaTTGAACATTGGTGCAAACGCTACAACGAGAAAGTTGAGACCTACATGAGCCTTATCGAAAGGGAGGTGGAGAATTTCATGGCAATTTACAGCAATGACAAGCTTCTAATAAAGGAAAGCAGAATGAAGCGTCTTTTCCGCTTCAAAGCAAACAATCAAGATGAACTTGACATCAAAAATATGacagatgaagagaaggcagcAATCTCAGTTCCAGGTCTTGTTGATTATTTGACTGCCTTAGGAAACTCATACGAGATCAATTCTGATCGATTGCAAGATAAATTTTTGCCTAATTATATGAGTAAAGTTCACTCCCTGTATCTGGAGCGGATAGAGCAAGCTATCATGAGTACCATTGGACCCAGTACCGACCTCAATGCGACAGTGGTCCGTGCCCAAGCGGACATGATTGTGAATGACACAATTCCAGTATTATGTGGGATTTTTACCAAGGACTGGTACTTAGATTCTGATTACGAGGCACACCATGGGAAGAGCATGGCGCACCTTCTTGTCGATGCGATCGTGGATGAAGACGGGTTGTCTTCAATTCAGCGATGGGGAACGTACGATCTTCATGCTATAACGTTAACTGTGATGCTTGACACATTTATTAAAGCATACCTCCGCATTGGATTCAACAATATCCTTCATGGAGATGGCAAGAAGATCGACCCTCATGCAACAAAGAAATATAAATCGTTTGCCGAAGCCATTTCACGCGATGTTGCCGTATTCTACGAAGAACTTGATAAACAATTCTCGAGGAAGGACGCTATATTACTTGTGAAAAGTTTATCTGCAATCGAATTCTTGGGCGATTTAGCCACGTTTGAACGGccatttgaagaagtgcCTGCATTTTGGGAGCATGAGATACTTCCCAATTTTGCAGACTGTTCAGTCGAGTATGTCCGTGGTATTTTGCTTTGTCGTAAGGACATTGATCCTAAGCGTTTACCTCAGCTCATAGACGAGTTGTCACACATAAAGAGCAAATTTACGCCGACTGAAGAGATGATTCAGGTGCAAACTCTAAGTCATTTCACATTTGAGTAA
- a CDS encoding H(+)-transporting V0 sector ATPase subunit c'', whose product MLAKSLAIASVLVIGGYLVFQGQGESFNVGEFLETTSPYMWANLGIASCIGFSVIGAAWGIFITGVSILGAGVKSPRITTKNLISIIFCEVVAIYGLIMAIVFSAKVSNVPESSLYNHENLYTGYALFWAGMTVGFSNLLCGITVGITGSTAAISDAADSSLFVKILVIEIFGSVLGLFGLIVGLMMAGKAPEFQ is encoded by the coding sequence atgCTAGCCAAATCGCTTGCTATTGCATCTGTTCTTGTCATTGGAGGCTACTTGGTTTTTCAGGGTCAGGGTGAATCGTTCAATGTTGGTGAATTCCTAGaaacaacatcaccatACATGTGGGCAAACCTAGGAATCGCCAGCTGTATTGGCTTCTCGGTTATTGGTGCTGCTTGGGGTATCTTCATCACAGGTGTGTCAATTTTGGGTGCTGGTGTGAAGTCTCCTCGTATCACCACGAAGAATTTGATATCCATCATTTTTTGTGAAGTTGTGGCTATCTACGGGTTGATCATGGCCATTGTGTTCTCCGCTAAAGTCTCTAATGTTCCTGAGTCTTCCTTGTATAATCATGAGAATCTCTATACGGGATATGCATTGTTCTGGGCCGGCATGACGGTTGGGTTCTCAAACTTGCTATGTGGTATCACTGTTGGTATCACAGGATCAACGGCAGCGATTTCGGATGCGGCAGACTCCTCATTGTTTGTCAAGATTTTAGTCATTGAGATTTTTGGCTCTGTCTTGGGCTTGTTTGGTCTTATTGTTGGCTTGATGATGGCAGGAAAAGCTCCAGAGTTTCAATGA
- the RPN1 gene encoding proteasome regulatory particle base subunit RPN1, whose protein sequence is MVPSSDQASKPDTEEKKQKNIVKEEELSEEDQKLKDDLELLVERLNEPDQKEELYSEYLSTMKKLIRESTTSMTAVPKPLKFLRPHYTLLTELYEKWDSPNSKISSTLLVQFADVLSVLAMTYTDSQRDSLKYRLLASNDTIVDWGHEYIRHLALEIGESYQEKLGFDDAYINRLVQLALQIVPFFLEHNAEADAVDLLLEIENIEKLPQYLDESTYARVCLYMVSCVPLLAPPDDNAFLHTAFSIYLTHNQLTQALTLAIKLDDENLIKQVFESTDDVLVHKQLAFILSQQFNRFRNPGEDDDVQEIISNVKLPTFYSYLVKELNLLDPKVPEDVYKSHLENTRFGFGQIDSAKQNLAASFVNAFLNLGYGSDKLFIHSGEQDNQSWIYKTKGAGMISSTASLGCLYQWNIEDGLQALDRYTYSAEDEVKAGALLGTGIVSTNIHDEAEAALALLQEYVTDPKKILQTNAINGLGLAFAGSANEEVLSLLLPLVSDTETSCEVSCLASLALGHVFVGTCHGDITSTILQTLLERDFTQLSNKFIRFMALGLGLLYMGKTEMAEDVLDIIDAIEHPINKTLKVLVNICAYAGTGNVLQIQSLLQMCFAKPKDTLEEEKKLGESEEDQLKREGKQELPTEANGTGATSGDQNGNDPSGDVEMQDAAEVKTERHDSLKDKANVSAEDDEEEEEEELYQGFAVLGLACIAMGEDIGQDMVLRHFSHLMHYGNPLIRRSVPLAMGLVSASYPQMKVFDILSRYSHDPDLEVTQNAIYAMGLVGAGTNNARLAQLLRQLASYYSKSADSLFMVRIAQGILSLGKGTLTLSPFNTERSILNKVSLAALLTVSVALLDPKSFVLSDSVTETSHQMLYYLTPAIKPRMLVTVDENLNPIKVNVRVGQAVDVVGQAGKPKTITGWVTQATPVLLSYGERAELENTEEWISLSHTLEGIVILKKSPDYVEAEN, encoded by the coding sequence ATGGTTCCAAGTAGTGATCAAGCAAGTAAACCTGATacagaggagaagaagcaaaagaacattgtcaaggaggaggagctttctgaagaagaccaaAAACTTAAGGATGACTTAGAGTTGCTTGTTGAAAGACTTAACGAGCCAGACCAAAAGGAAGAACTCTATTCCGAGTACCTCTCCACGATGAAAAAATTGATTCGTGAGTCTACTACGTCAATGACTGCTGTTCCTAAGCcattgaagtttttgagacCTCATTATACTCTTTTGACTGAGTTGTACGAGAAGTGGGACTCACCGAACAGCAAGATCTCTAGCACCCTTTTGGTCCAGTTTGCTGACGTCTTGTCTGTTTTGGCCATGACATACACTGATTCTCAGAGAGATTCCTTGAAATATAGGTTGTTGGCATCCAATGATACTATAGTTGATTGGGGTCATGAGTACATCAGACATTTGGCTTTGGAGATCGGCGAGTCATAtcaggagaagttgggttTTGATGATGCCTACATCAATCGCCTTGTACAGCTAGCTTTACAAATTGTACCATTCTTCCTTGAGCACAACGCTGAGGCTGATGCCGTGGATTTGTTGCTCGAGATTGAAAacattgaaaaattgcCACAATACTTGGATGAATCAACTTATGCAAGAGTCTGTCTCTACATGGTCAGCTGTGTTCCGCTTTTGGCTCCTCCTGACGATAATGCGTTTTTGCACACTGCCTTTTCCATTTACTTAACTCACAACCAATTAACACAAGCCTTGACCTTGGCTATCAAATTGGACGAtgaaaacctcatcaaACAAGTATTTGAGTCTACTGATGATGTGTTGGTGCACAAACAATTGGCTTTTATCTTATCACAGCAATTCAACAGATTCAGGAATCCtggtgaagatgatgatgttcaGGAGATAATTTCAAACGTAAAGCTTCCTACATTCTACTCCTACTTGGTGAAGGAGCTAAATCTTTTGGACCCCAAAGTTCCGGAGGATGTTTACAAATCTCATCTAGAGAACACGCGTTTTGGGTTCGGCCAGATTGATTCTGCGAAGCAGAATTTGGCGGCATCTTTTGTAAACGCATTTTTGAATTTAGGTTACGGTTCCGACAAGCTTTTTATTCACTCAGGCGAACAAGATAATCAATCATGGATCTATAAGACTAAGGGAGCGGGGATGATCTCTTCGACTGCGTCTTTGGGATGCCTTTATCAATGGAATATCGAAGATGGCTTGCAAGCTTTGGATAGATACACTTATAGTGCTGAAGATGAGGTCAAAGCGGGCGCGTTGTTGGGTACAGGTATCGTGTCCACCAACATTCATGATGAAGCAGAGGCGGCGTTAGCGTTATTGCAAGAATATGTCACCGATCCAAAGAAAATCTTGCAAACGAATGCTATCAATGGTTTGGGTCTCGCCTTTGCAGGATcagccaatgaagaagttttaAGCTTATTGTTACCCCTTGTTTCTGATACAGAAACTTCATGCGAGGTGTCATGTTTAGCATCATTAGCGCTTGGTCATGTCTTTGTGGGAACATGTCACGGCGATATAACCTCAACTATCTTGCAAAcgcttttggaaagagaTTTCACTCAATTGagcaacaagttcatcaGATTTATGGCGTTAGGTCTTGGATTATTATACATGGGCAAAACCGAAATGGCGGAAGATGTTTTAGATATAATCGACGCCATTGAGCACCCCATCAACAAGACTCTTAAGGTGTTGGTGAACATCTGCGCTTATGCTGGTACAGGAAATGTTTTACAGATCCAATCGCTTTTACAAATGTGCTTTGCAAAACCAAAGGATAcgttggaagaagaaaagaagcttggCGAAAGCGAGGAAGACCagttgaaaagagaaggtaaACAAGAGCTTCCAACTGAAGCTAACGGCACTGGGGCCACCTCTGGAGATCAAAATGGTAACGACCCGTCTGGTGATGTCGAGATGCAAGATGCTGCCGAAGTTAAGACAGAGAGGCATGACTCTCTAAAGGATAAAGCGAATGTGAGTGCTgaagacgacgaagaggaagaagaagaggagttATACCAGGGTTTTGCCGTCTTAGGTCTCGCTTGTATTGCTATGGGCGAAGATATTGGCCAAGATATGGTGTTACGTCACTTCTCCCATTTGATGCATTACGGAAACCCATTGATCCGTAGATCGGTGCCTTTAGCCATGGGTCTCGTTTCAGCATCGTATCCTCAAATGAAGGTTTTTGACATCCTCTCTCGTTACTCCCATGATCCGGATTTGGAAGTTACTCAAAATGCTATTTATGCGATGGGTCTCGTTGGCGCTGGTACCAACAATGCTAGATTGGCACAGTTGTTGAGACAGTTGGCATCGTATTACTCCAAATCAGCAGACTCACTTTTCATGGTAAGAATTGCACAGGGTATCCTTTCCTTGGGTAAGGGTACCTTAACCTTGTCTCCATTTAAcacagaaagaagcatcTTGAATAAAGTGTCCTTGGCAGCCCTCTTGACAGTATCGGTTGCCTTGCTAGATCCAAAATCTTTTGTGTTGAGTGATTCAGTCACCGAGACTAGTCATCAAATGTTATATTACTTGACCCCAGCTATAAAACCAAGAATGCTCGTGACTGTTGACGAAAACTTGAATCCAATCAAGGTGAATGTGAGAGTCGGTCAAGCGGTTGACGTTGTTGGCCAAGCAGGTAAACCCAAGACCATCACGGGCTGGGTCACACAAGCTACACCTGTCTTGTTGAGTTATGGAGAAAGAGCCGAATTGGAGAATACCGAGGAGTGGATTAGTCTATCTCACACTTTGGAGGGCATTgtcatcttgaagaagtctccCGACTATGTCGAGGCCGAAAACTAG